A part of Corynebacterium lactis RW2-5 genomic DNA contains:
- the betT gene encoding choline BCCT transporter BetT — translation MSDTPPSSQGPTPEAPTAKVTEQHSQPQSQSSLKSRRPTKVNEPEVNWPVFIASGVGIIAIAMWAIFARENAADTLAGVVAWVSKNFGWFYIVTATAAVLFMLYVAIARTGHIKLGPDHAKPQFGLFSWASMLFAAGIGIDLLFFSVAEPVAQFYGPPTGDPETVEAARQAVVFTLFHYGVTGWALYALMGMAFGYFAYRLNMPLTIRSALYPIIGKRIHGPAGDAVEIAAMLGTVFGVATSLGIGVVQLNYGLRVLFGVDESITWQIALIVIAVAVATASAVSGVDKGIRRLSEINVGLAIALMLYILLTGRTAFLFDALVMNVGEYVSKFPSMTMDTYAFSNAQEWLNAWTLFFWAWWVAWAPFVGLFLARISRGRSLRQFVVGTMTIPFLFVLMWVSVFGNSALDLVLGGDSEFGQTALDYPERAFYLLLEQYPAPMMVAAIASLIGLLLYITSADSAALVMSNFTSKITDTQQDGKVWTRIFWAVVVGVLTISMLYVGGIPTLQSATIVMGLPFAFVIYLIMYGLFKSLRLELLQRASTRRAMHGAMSGRAAENEAGDWRRRLTRSMSFPERKQVVRHLDNVVEPALAQVAEAIRERGGTVELHRETIEDLGIDQIDLNVGFGDERDFRYQVYPVEHPTPSFAGLIHLDSDADRYYYRLEVFTLTGSLGYDVYGYTQEQLISDVLDLYERHMEFLHMQADLPGTSDLSDNADPVREWSDDYSKEDS, via the coding sequence ATGTCTGATACTCCGCCATCTTCACAGGGGCCAACCCCTGAGGCGCCAACCGCAAAGGTAACGGAGCAGCATTCGCAGCCGCAGTCGCAGTCGAGTCTGAAATCACGTCGACCGACGAAGGTTAACGAGCCGGAAGTAAACTGGCCGGTATTTATCGCTTCTGGCGTTGGCATTATTGCCATCGCAATGTGGGCGATTTTCGCGCGTGAAAACGCTGCCGATACCCTCGCAGGCGTTGTCGCCTGGGTGTCCAAGAACTTCGGCTGGTTCTACATCGTGACGGCCACCGCTGCAGTTCTGTTCATGCTCTACGTCGCAATCGCTCGGACCGGCCATATTAAATTGGGGCCGGATCACGCCAAGCCACAGTTTGGCCTGTTTTCGTGGGCTTCGATGCTCTTCGCGGCCGGCATCGGCATTGACCTGCTGTTCTTCTCGGTGGCTGAGCCCGTGGCCCAGTTCTACGGCCCGCCGACAGGAGACCCCGAGACTGTCGAGGCCGCCCGCCAGGCCGTGGTGTTCACCCTGTTCCACTACGGTGTCACCGGTTGGGCCCTCTACGCCCTGATGGGCATGGCATTCGGCTACTTCGCATACCGCCTGAATATGCCGCTGACCATCCGTTCCGCGCTGTACCCGATTATCGGCAAGCGTATCCACGGCCCTGCCGGCGACGCGGTGGAGATTGCCGCAATGCTCGGCACCGTCTTCGGTGTCGCAACGTCGCTGGGTATTGGCGTCGTCCAGCTGAACTACGGTCTGCGCGTCCTGTTCGGCGTCGATGAGAGCATCACCTGGCAGATTGCGCTTATCGTCATCGCGGTTGCGGTGGCGACCGCGTCGGCCGTTTCGGGTGTCGACAAGGGCATTCGTCGTCTGTCCGAGATTAACGTCGGCCTGGCTATTGCCCTGATGCTCTACATTCTTCTCACCGGCCGCACCGCGTTCCTTTTCGACGCGCTGGTCATGAACGTCGGCGAGTACGTCTCCAAGTTCCCGTCGATGACGATGGACACCTACGCCTTCTCCAACGCTCAGGAGTGGCTGAACGCCTGGACCCTGTTCTTCTGGGCATGGTGGGTTGCTTGGGCACCGTTCGTCGGCCTGTTCCTGGCTCGCATTTCCCGCGGCCGCAGCCTGCGCCAGTTCGTCGTCGGCACGATGACTATCCCTTTCCTATTCGTGCTGATGTGGGTGTCTGTGTTCGGTAACTCCGCACTCGACCTGGTCCTCGGTGGTGACTCCGAGTTTGGTCAGACCGCGCTGGATTACCCGGAGCGCGCCTTCTACCTGCTGCTCGAGCAGTACCCAGCCCCGATGATGGTCGCCGCGATCGCGTCTCTGATTGGCCTGCTGCTCTACATCACCTCGGCTGACTCTGCGGCTCTGGTGATGAGTAACTTCACCTCGAAGATCACCGATACGCAGCAGGACGGCAAGGTCTGGACACGTATTTTCTGGGCCGTCGTCGTCGGCGTGCTCACCATTTCGATGCTCTACGTCGGTGGCATTCCGACGCTGCAGTCGGCCACCATCGTCATGGGCCTGCCGTTCGCGTTCGTGATCTACCTGATCATGTACGGCTTGTTTAAGTCACTGCGCCTGGAGCTGCTCCAGCGCGCGTCGACGCGTCGCGCTATGCACGGCGCGATGTCCGGCCGCGCCGCCGAGAACGAGGCGGGGGATTGGCGCCGTCGCCTGACGCGTTCGATGTCCTTCCCGGAGCGCAAGCAGGTTGTTCGACACCTCGATAACGTCGTCGAGCCGGCCCTGGCTCAGGTGGCGGAGGCAATCCGTGAGCGTGGCGGCACGGTCGAGCTGCACCGGGAGACGATTGAGGATCTTGGAATAGATCAGATTGATCTCAACGTTGGCTTTGGTGATGAGCGCGACTTCCGCTACCAGGTTTACCCGGTCGAGCACCCGACCCCGTCGTTTGCCGGCCTGATTCACCTGGACAGTGACGCTGATCGTTACTACTACCGCCTTGAGGTCTTCACGTTGACCGGTTCCCTGGGCTATGACGTCTACGGCTACACCCAGGAACAGCTGATTTCTGACGTGCTGGATCTCTACGAGCGGCACATGGAGTTCCTGCACATGCAGGCTGATCTCCCGGGCACCTCTGACCTGTCCGATAATGCTGACCCTGTCCGCGAATGGTCTGATGACTACTCCAAGGAGGATTCCTAA